In a genomic window of Macrobrachium nipponense isolate FS-2020 chromosome 10, ASM1510439v2, whole genome shotgun sequence:
- the LOC135223853 gene encoding uncharacterized protein LOC135223853 isoform X2 — protein MTPPPSPFGPIEDLSDEENQRDLQPSLDLKRLMKVFTELFPENFFPAAPHSPPSEFTLGKTSKKSDFTKMVLLRSSKRALKIMKEWMDTKRDQGKAAFSFPPARLPSRSSIWYDTGEALGLGVPASFHGDYSSLVDASRWTGMGKTKVFWSSSDMDHLLKGIFRAFEVFNFLDWTLGSLGKKLEASKSTDTEELVHLMSCIDKALRDGSNELAALFSAGILKKRAQLCSFLSNGVTPIQKAELLFAPLSTHLFPQELVKEVSSALTQKATKDLMTKAARKVLPSSFSAQKLKESRPLPQVSRPFRGRSLSRGSTRPVSRGSKKRGFRQGRNKV, from the coding sequence ATGACTCCCCCCCCTTCTCCTTTTGGTCCAATAGAAGACTTGTCTGACGAAGAAAACCAAAGAGATTTACAGCCTTCGTTGGACTTGAAAAGACTAATGAAAGTTTTCACGGAACTTTTTCCGGAAAACTTTTTTCCAGCTGCCCCTCATtccccaccttcagagttcactctAGGAAAGACATCTAAGAAGTCCGACTTCACAAAGATGGTGTTGTTACGTTCTTCGAAGAGAGCATTGAAGATcatgaaggaatggatggacacgaagagagaccaaggaaaggcagctttctcatttcctccggccagattacCGTCCAGATCTAGCATCTGGTATGATACTGGAGAAGCTCTCGGTCTGGGAGTTCCCGCTTCTTTTCATGGGGACTACTCCAGTCTTGTGGACGCTTCTCGTTGGACGGGCATGGGAAAGACGAAGGTTTTTTGGTCTTCCTCTGatatggaccacctcctcaaagggatttttagagccttcgaggtgtttaatttcctagactggactctgggaTCGTTGGGGAAGAAATTAGAAGCCTCCAAATCTACCGACACGGAAGAACTAGTTCATCTGATGTCGTGTATAGACAAAGCTCTTCGAGACGGATCTAACGAACTTGCTGCTCTTTTCTCGGCgggaatcttgaagaaaagggcTCAATTGTGTTCTTTCCTTTCGAATGGGGTCACACCCATTCAGAAAGCGGAATTACTTTTTGCCCCCCTTTCCACTCATCTTTTCCCTCAAGAATTGGTGAAGGAAGTCTCTTCTGCCTTAACTCAAAAGGCAACTAAAGATCTTATGACAAAGGCAGCAAGGAAGGTCTTACCATCAAGTTTCAGTGCTCAGAAACTCAAAGAATCTAGACCTCTACCTCAAGTTTCTCGGCCTTTTCGAGGCAGATCCCTCAGTAGAGGGAGCACAAGACCGGTGTCAAGAGGTTCtaagaaaagaggcttcagacaAGGGCGAAACAAAGTCTGA
- the LOC135223853 gene encoding uncharacterized protein LOC135223853 isoform X1, giving the protein MLTFTSYPPELQEVPKVRLQGRNVPISSSLLRLKHSPSNIHEADEQRSRNATQKLYQGLAVSGQLASQSPLLHLLSGEPSQDDSVIGRPRPSDKPSKISTDPIPRNLVSGYEDSESGFSGFSVRIENETSLGKVAKILKETEVLREGMDESAGDPFLARTVYLLRKTEPSPSSIPPQSALGQEEDARNKVYSSLGLHERLSTVVERPRQAPGRPFPKTEEPRPSVVFRRLGLGMGSNTGKAGGLGLLEQRTGKLSYQSERTDCSFSGSQGVRKCSTQQRGAGQLRQHDGVGLHQQTRRNPLRVPLQDVKRASSLDETEKRDIIDMLHSRGEECKGRHPEQETSSLGKPGVAHA; this is encoded by the coding sequence atgcttactttcacgtccTATCCACCTGAACTCCAAGAAGTACCTAAGGTTCGTTTACAAGGAAGAAACGTACCAAtttcgagctctttgcttcggcttAAACACAGCCCCTCAAATATTCATGAGGCTGATGAGCAACGTAGCAGGAATGCTACACAGAAATTGTATCAGGGCCTCGCTGTATCTGGACAACTGGCTTCTCAGAGCCCACTCCTACACCTGCTGTCTGGAGAACCTTCACAAGACGATTCAGTTATCGGAAGACCAAGGCCTTCTGATAAACCGTCAAAAATCTCAACTGATCCCATCCCAAGAAATCTTGTATCTGGgtatgaggattcagagtcaggtttttcgggcttttccgtccgaATTGAGAACGAAACAAGCCTTGGAAAAGTTGCAAAAATTCTTAAGGAAACAGAAGTTCtccgtgagggaatggatgagtctgccgGGGACCCTTTCCTTGCTAGAACAGTTTATCTCCTTAGGAAGACTgaaccttcgccctcttcaattcCACCTCAATCGGCATTGGGGCAAGAGGAAGACGCTAGAAACAAGGTGTATTCCAGTTTGGGACTCCATGAAAGACTGTCTACGGTGGTGGAACGACCCCGTCAAGCTCCAGGAAGGCCTTTCCCTAAaacagaggaacccagacctagtgttgttttccgacgcctcggactcgggatggggagcaacactgggaaagCTGGAGGTCTCGGGCTCCTGGAACAGAGAACAGGAAAACTTTCATATCAATCAGAAAGAACTGACTGCAGTTTTTCTGGCTCTCAAGGAGTTCGGAAGTGCAGTACACAACAAAGGGGtgcaggtcaactccgacaacacgacggcgttggcctacatcaacAAACAAGGCGGAACCCACTCCGAGTCCCTTTACAAGACGTCAAGAGAGCTTCTTCCCTGGATGAAACAGAAAAGCGTGACATTATTGACAtgcttcattcaaggggagaagaatgtaagggcagacATCCTGAGCAGGAAACATCAAGTCTTGGCAAACCTGGGGTCGCCCatgcatag
- the LOC135224067 gene encoding NFATC2-interacting protein-like, whose protein sequence is MLAAVFRHRNLNLSDNKDLQDLRSFETTKEKLQSSPAWNLDVVLKFLMINRFEPLKETSFKDLTMKTLFLISLATAKRVSEIQAFSKAGNDSFDGDITVLSDVDDDAENEIVTLFVKFESNYIRCRVRQFQKLSSVYDEVADHLSVNAAQVLLCHDDKVISRDKCPVDLKLKYGAIIECGVQSQSAVLVKETVTNQSPGTIPLKVQNSDRKGVVTIFIRPDAKMKELMHRYAEEKNIPVEELHFSFDGETLNPNDTPKSLDLEGNECIDVYRT, encoded by the exons ATGCTAGCAGCGGTCTTCAGGCATAGGAACCTGAATCTATCggataataaggatctacaagaCCTTAGATCCTTCGAGACCACTAAAGAGAAACTACAATCTTCACcagcttggaatttggatgtagttctgaagtttctCATGATTAATAGGTTCGAACCTTTAAAGGAAacatcatttaaggacctcaccatgaaaactctcttcctGATAAGTCTAGCAACagcaaaaagagtcagtgaaatcCAGGCCTTTAGCAaagct GGTAATGACAGTTTTGATGGTGATATAACGGTCTTGAGTGATGTCGATGATGATGCTGAAAATGAGATTGTAACACTGTTTGTGAAGTTTGAATCTAATTATATTCGATGCAGAGTTAGACAG TTTCAGAAATTGTCTTCAGTGTATGACGAAGTTGCTGACCACTTAAGTGTGAATGCTGCACAAGTTTTGTTATGTCACGATGACAAAGTCATCAGCCGAGACAAATGTCCAGTGGATTTAAAGCTCAAATATGGAGCTATTATAG AATGTGGGGTCCAATCTCAGTCAGCTGTACTAGTGAAAGAAACTGTAACCAACCAGAGTCCTGGAACCATTCCTCTCAAAGTACAAAATTCAGATAGGAAAGGAGTCGTTACAATCTTCATCAGACCTGATGCCAAGATGAAAGAACTGATGCATAGGTATGCCGAAGAGAAAAATATTCCTGTGGAAGAGTTGCATTTCAGTTTTGATGGGGAAACCTTAAATCCAAATGACACACCTAAATCTTTAGATTTAGAGGGGAATGAATGTATAGATGTGTATAGAACATGA